The Euphorbia lathyris chromosome 2, ddEupLath1.1, whole genome shotgun sequence genome includes a window with the following:
- the LOC136217051 gene encoding cell wall / vacuolar inhibitor of fructosidase 1-like, with translation MSFSLFLAQTTSIAIFLILTQFSTVQSNPQTISQTCKQTPYYNLCLNHLTADPRSSTADVKGLALIMVDLLKGKTTRSAQFIKQITGKRPELQKLLKECARKYDVILTANIPVAIEALEKGDPKFAEGGMNDAAIEVNSCESSFRGTKSPLSSYNKLLHDTSLVASAIARQLL, from the coding sequence atgtctttttctctctttcttgcTCAAACAACTTCCATAGCCATATTTCTAATCctaacccaattcagcacagtcCAATCCAATCCCCAAACAATCTCCCAAACATGTAAACAAACACCATACTATAATCTCTGCCTGAATCATCTCACCGCCGATCCAAGAAGCTCCACCGCCGATGTCAAAGGACTAGCACTTATAATGGTTGATTTATTGAAGGGGAAAACTACAAGATCAGCCCAATTTATCAAACAGATTACTGGAAAAAGACCTGAATTGCAGAAATTGTTGAAAGAATGTGCCAGGAAATATGACGTTATTTTAACCGCGAATATTCCCGTCGCCATTGAAGCTCTGGAGAAAGGCGATCCTAAATTCGCTGAAGGCGGAATGAATGATGCTGCGATTGAAGTTAATTCGTGTGAAAGTAGTTTCCGCGGGACGAAATCGCCTCTTTCCAGTTATAATAAATTGTTGCATGATACTTCTCTTGTTGCTTCTGCTATTGCCCGACAACTTCTGTGA